From Candidatus Babeliales bacterium:
TTGAAGCAATTGGCAATGATGAAGACGAAATTGAAACCCCAACCTGTAGCCAATTTTTTGACGACCTTGCTGACTACGGAACAGAATGCGTAGAAATTGCACGCGGCATGTGGCAAGACGCGACAACCGTTTCAGCATTAACACCAAGCTCTCCCTGGCTTGCAAAAGAAGTTGCACGCGACATAACAAAAAGAAAAGAACAAAGAATTTTAGAGATTGGTTTTGGACCTGGCAGCGTTACCAAATACATTATTAAAAAAATGCACCCCAAATCAACACTTGATGGCGTTGAAATTATGGAAGATCTTTACAAGTACGCCGAGAGACGTTTTCCTAAAACCGAATACGAAAAGGTAAATCTTGTTTGTGGTGACTTTGTAACGTGGAAACCAACATATGAACAATATGACGTTATCATCACAACCGTACCCTTTACTAAACTACCCTTCGAAGTTGTAAAAGGCATTCTCGAAAAAATACTTAAGCTCCTCAAGCCAAATGGCAAGCTCAGCTGCATTGCACTCATGGGCTCTCGAACATTGGGCTATTGTTCATGGGACAGAGAAAAGAGAAGAACGTATGCTGAAAAAATAAACCTTCTTGATTCTTGGAAACGTGAAAACTTTACTCAAGAAACCCCGGTACGCATTTGGCTTAACCTCACCTCTGCTTACGCATATCATTTAACAAAAAATGCTTAAGCTCGGTTAAAAACTCAGCAGATACACCATACTCTTTTTTTAAACCCTACTTTTTGACACAATAAAAAAAGTAGGGTTCTTTATTTTTAGGGGGAAAAATCGGGGAGAAATCTATGAACAAAATTTATCGCTTGTTCGTTTTTTATTCATTTTTTGCAATCTCGCTTGTGCACGCCAAAGATACCACGTGGACCGTGCTGATACACATGGAAACGGATGCTAGTTTAAGCCAGTGGGCATTGGAAAATTTAAACGCTATGGCACAGGCAGGATCGCAAAAGAAGAAACTCAATATCTTGGTACAACTGCACGCGCAAGGCGATTATTTGTGGCGCTACAAAGTTGATGACAAAAAAATAAAACAAAAAGATCACGTACTCATTCAAGAGCATTGCGGCAACGATATTGTTGAAGGCATGCGCTGGGCAGCCAAAGAATATCCAGCAAAAAACTACGCACTTATTTTATGGAACCATGGTTTTGGCGCCCTAGACACCGACGTTTTTCAAAAACCAGAAACAGGAAAATTTGATTGGCAAGCAGAACCAGACAGCAACATGGCAGCATGCTTTGATAATTTTTGCTTCTTACGCAAGCCATTGCTCACTGAATATCCCGATCATGCCACCTACCACCGCGGTATCATGCTTGATGCTAACAACGAACGCAGCTACATGACCAACGACATTATGGTTGAAACACTGCGCACTATTTCACAAGATGTTTTGGGCAAAAAGCTGGGCCTAGTAGGCGCTGATGCATGCAAGATGGCCATGGCAGAAATTTGTTATCAAATTAAAGATTATGCCGATTATTTTGTTGGCGCACAAAACTGCGAGCTGGTAGACGGCTGGCCGTACCATGCTATTTTTGAACAACTTGGCAAAAACAGTCTTGAACCACAAGAGTTTGCGCAGGTTATTGTGCAAGAATTTGAAAACTACTATCAAACACATGCACAAAAAGGTCTTTATACACAATCAGCAATCGATCTTTCACTCGTAGAAAATGTACGCGATGCAATCAATTCATTTGTTATGAGCGCACAAAACTACGCTTACTATAATCCACAAGCATTCCAAAACTTGGTGTACCGCGCCCGCCAACGCGCCGTCAACATTTGTACCGCACCATTTTACACCGACTTATCTTCTTTTTTTGAAATGCTTGTGCAAGAGCTTACTACTGACCGCACCAGCAACCCAACAAGCAAAGAAAGCCAAGAGCAAGCAGAGCACGAAACAAGCGAAGCAACAGAAACTACTTCAACAGAAACCGAACAAGAAATAAGCCAACAAAACGAAGAAATAACCGTTGAATCTCTTGTTGAATTGGAACAAGCAGCTTTTGATTGCGCACAAGAACTTCATGTAATCATTGATGGAAATTGTTGGCAAGACGAAGAATGCTGCGCTGAAGAAGAAGACCTTGAAAATCTGTTCTATCAACTTGATAGTGAAACCATTGAAATTATTATTCAAGAAATGATTGAAAGCTTTTTCCAACCATGCGACTTTGAAGAAATTAACCTAGCATGGGCCCGCAACAACCTGATTGAACAAGGACGACAGGTAATTGCAGCCATTAACAATGCCGTTATTGCCAACGTCACCGGCAGCAGCATTTCACGCGCTCGCGGTCTTTCAATTTATTTCCCCTACAATCACGTAGAAAGTTCTTATCCCTACACACGCTTTGCACAAGAAAGTTTGTGGTTAAATTTCTTGATTGATATTTTGGGCTGCAGTTATTAATTGATACAAGATCTTTTCAAATAAAAAAGGGCTGCCGATTTGGTAGCCCTTTTTTATTTAGTTCAAAAAAATATTATAGCTGCGAGTCAGTAACCTGATCAAAACCAGGATTTGAAGGATTGGAAACCGGAAGTAGCTTGCTAAGATCGTCAGGGTTGATCACAAAACTTCCTGTCATATCGGTTGGTTCTGTTAATTGGCCTATTCGCAATGCTGCTGCTTCTTCTGATGACAAATGCACCGACGGTATTTTTGGCTGTTCCGTCAAATCTGAAGGGCTCATTAGTAATGGCAATGATGATGATGGAAAATCGAAAGTAGAGGGAAATGGCTGCGCAGCAGAAAATGCTTGCGTCGCTGGAGTAATTGGCCGACCTGCCGGAACAAACGAAAGAGGTCGCAAGCTAGTTGGAAGCGCTGATGGATTGCCGCCTTGAGAATCTTCAACAAGTGACAACGCTCCAACGCCTTGACCCAAATCAGCAATATCAGAAGTATAATCTTGTTCTTTAGCTGCGTACGTTGTCCATGTTTTCAAAACGTTAATACAATCGTCAGTATCAGCAAAGAATTTTTCCCAACCATGACAATTACGACAATGTTGAAAAAATGCTCGTGCAGCATTTGGTGTGAACATATTCATAACTATTTGCTTTTCATCGCTCAAGCAATTATCATATGTTTTTTTGTCAATTGTATCAATAGTGTACCCCCACACACCCCACTGCCACCCAGCACCATATCTTACCGAGCTTACCCACACACACGGAAGAAAGTTCTTAGAATTAAGCGAGAAAAACCATTTTTCAACTTTTTGAACTATTTCTTCAAAGTAAACACTCGTCAAAACGTCTTTGCGCCAAACTGGAGCAAACCACACACGATTAACTTTGTCTTTAAAATAGTAATGATACACCGGAACAATCTTACTAAAAAGATCGCTCCCAAAAAGCTGAACATAAGCCGTTGCATCAAGACAAACACGCACTAAAAACCGCATAACTTTTTCCATAAGAATTGGCGCAAACTTGTTTTGATCAAATCCTGCAACCGGATACGTCATTTGCTGTACGGCATTGCGCGCATCAAAATACAAACACAATGCATCGCCCTGCTGCGCATTTTTACTTACCCAGGCAAGAGCATCTGCTTGAGCCTTTTTTTCTTCTTCATTGGTTGGTTTTATCTCAACAAAAACACGCAGATCTTTATCGAGCGTTTCATAATCACCAAATCCTAGCAAGCCATTCATTATAGATTCATTAAATTCTTTAGACGCAGCACTGAACAACGAAACTGAAGTAAAACAGGCAAAACCAAAGAAAAGTCCAGCAACTTGTTTTGTCATTTTTTTCATGCAAAAACTCCCTCATAAAAAACTATTAAACACAACAACACACAATGTTAAAAATAATTATGATCACTCTGCTTTTCTCCTACTTCAAACAAAGTTCTCCACTCTTTGCATGCAAAAAAACTTTCCCAACTATCAAAAATTTTAAATGTTTTGACTACAGAAGAAGCAGCAGATTGATAAGAAAAGATTGCTACTCTAGCCTCAATCGATCTGTCTTCTGACTTTATTGGCGTAAACCAAAAACCCCAACCAGGCCCCCAAAAAGAACAATGGGTTACCCAAACACACGAGCTATAACCAGCTCGCTCACTTAGAAAATAATCAGTAAGTTTCTTACCAGCAGCGGCACAAATACTTTGGAAACTCGGCCACTTTTTATTATGTGACGCAGCATCAAGAGTTCCTTTAAAATGATGTATCTTTTTGCTAAATGTAGTAAGTGTTTGCAAAGAAATTTTATCGGCATCTGTTTTATAATCATTCATCATATTTTCATACACACGCATATCAACGGCAACGCGCATAAGCGAAAGCAAGAGCAGAACAAAAAAATTATGACTTTCTATCTCACTTGAAAATATTCCTTCATAATCATATTTCATGGCGTTACGAACATACAAATAGGCACACACCGAATCATAGAAAAAATTACTATAAAGCCAGTCCATTGCAGGATTAGCAAGCTCTGGCAATTTAGAATCAAGCATCTTGTACATATATTTGGTAAATTCAGCATAGTCCTGCTTACGCAGCAATTGACCAGCAAAAGCTTTATCAAAAGATTCTGACGTCGCGCTGCTGCCCCACCCAAACCACGAAGATGTTACTGACAATGAAGATGATGATGATGCTGAATAAAGCGAAGAAGAAGTAGCAACAAGAAAAAGAAAAAAAATTATAGTATAGTTCTTCATACGATCTCCCGAAGCATTATTTATAGCAATGAGCACCACGACCCTTGAGCATCTAACTGTTTAGAAATTTTTTCAAGCTCTAAAAAACCGAGATCGTCTGGCACACTAAAAAAAGAAGCCCAGTCACCGCAGCGCCTAAACAAAGTAAAGATATTTGAAAGAATGTTTATACGCAAAG
This genomic window contains:
- a CDS encoding methyltransferase domain-containing protein, with translation MFTGNNNRLLGFGFVFLLSLSVHAAGDFEAIGNDEDEIETPTCSQFFDDLADYGTECVEIARGMWQDATTVSALTPSSPWLAKEVARDITKRKEQRILEIGFGPGSVTKYIIKKMHPKSTLDGVEIMEDLYKYAERRFPKTEYEKVNLVCGDFVTWKPTYEQYDVIITTVPFTKLPFEVVKGILEKILKLLKPNGKLSCIALMGSRTLGYCSWDREKRRTYAEKINLLDSWKRENFTQETPVRIWLNLTSAYAYHLTKNA